From the genome of Populus trichocarpa isolate Nisqually-1 chromosome 15, P.trichocarpa_v4.1, whole genome shotgun sequence, one region includes:
- the LOC7481808 gene encoding uncharacterized protein LOC7481808, with product MDLETEELQFFTIPEILKESISIPKQSPKTFKLITLALIFPLSFAILAHSLFTHPLFSQIQDHPSRQHTHQWTLLLVFQFFYLIFLFAFSLLSTAAVVFTVASLYTSKPVSFSSTMSAIPRVFKRLFMTFLWVSLLMLVYYSVFFLFLVILIIGIDIQNALLVLFSLVVIGVLFLVVHVYITGLWHLASVVSVLEPIYGFAAMKKSYELLKGKIRVAGVLVFGYLSICGLVSVIFSTVVVHGGDNHGVFTRIIVGGFLVGVLVIVNLVGLLVQSVFYYVCKSYHHQGIDKTALHEHLGGYLGEYVPLKSSIQMENLDA from the coding sequence ATGGATCTTGAAACAGAAGAGCTACAATTCTTTACCATACCAGAAATCTTGAAAGAATCCATTTCAATCCCAAAACAATCACCAAAAACTTTTAAGCTAATCACCCTTGCTTTAATCTTTCCTTTATCTTTTGCAATCTTGGCTCACTCTCTTTTTACTCATCCTCTTTTTTCACAAATTCAAGATCACCCATCAAGGCAACACACTCATCAATGGACccttcttttagtttttcaattcttctatctaatctttttatttgCCTTCTCTCTTTTATCAACTGCTGCTGTTGTTTTCACTGTTGCTTCTCTTTACACTTCAAAGCCTGTTTCTTTTTCCTCTACAATGTCTGCCATCCCTCGGGTTTTTAAGCGTTTGTTTATGACGTTCTTGTGGGTTTCTCTGTTAATGTTGGTTTATTATTCTGTTTTCTTTCTGTTCTTGGTGATTTTGATTATCGGTATTGATATTCAGAATGCCCTTTTGGTTTTGTTCTCTTTGGTGGTGATTGGTGTGCTTTTCTTGGTTGTTCATGTTTATATTACTGGACTTTGGCATTTGGCTAGTGTGGTTTCTGTTTTAGAGCCAATTTATGGATTTGCTGCTATGAAAAAGAGTTATGAGTTGTTGAAAGGGAAGATTCGTGTGGCTGGTGTTCTTGTTTTCGGGTACTTGTCTATTTGTGGATTGGTGTCTGTGATTTTTTCGACTGTTGTGGTTCATGGTGGAGATAATCATGGAGTGTTTACAAGGATTATTGTTGGTGGGTTTTTAGTTGGGGTTTTGGTGATTGTGAATTTGGTGGGATTGTTGGTGCAAAGTGTGTTTTATTACGTTTGCAAGAGCTATCATCATCAAGGGATTGATAAGACTGCCTTACATGAGCATCTTGGTGGGTATCTTGGAGAGTATGTGCCTTTGAAATCCAGCATTCAGATGGAGAATTTGGATGCTTGA